The genome window TAAGCTTAATCTTAGTACCTTGGGGGATTTATCAGTATCGCAGCAACATTTACCGTCGCCTCGAAGCAAATGCCATCGCAGCTTTAGCATCCACTCCCGAATTAGCAGTTTACCGCTTAGATGTTGCAGTTGATGGCAAAACTTTAAAGCTAACCGGAAAGTTGCCAAATCAAGAATTGCGGGCACAAGCCGAAAAAATAGCCGCATCAACTGCACCGCAATTGCAATTAGATAATAGAATTCTAGCTGTAGATGTCCCCCCAGATCCAGTTTTGACGGCGGCCGAGGTGCAGCGGATTACCGCTGTTTTGAATCAGAAAGAGGGCCTTTCTATTTCTACGCGGTATGGCGATCGTAAAGTGACTGTAGAGGGTACAGTTAGAGACGGTGCAGACGCACAGAAAATAGCTCAGTCCCTGAAGCAAATTCCAGGTGTTCAATCGGTGATTAGCACAGTTAAATTAGATCCGCTGAAAATTACAACCCGCATCTACTTCCAGCAAGGAACGGCAACATTAGACTCAACATACCGAGAAACGATCGCCAGTGTCAAAAATTTCATGGATCAATATCCTCAAAAACAGATTAAGATAATTGGGCACAGCGATCGAACTGGGGAACTTGCTACAAATCAACAGTTGTCGCTGAGGCGTGCCGCAGCAGTGCGAGATGCTTTAGTGCGGCAAGGTGCTGACCCAAAGCGCCTCCAAACGGTTGGCATCCCCCATCCTCCTGCCGACGTGGAACCCAATCAACCGCGACTTTTAAGCAGATGCGTGGTATTTGAACCAATAACTAAGACAATAAACAGAAAATAATTATGTCTATATCTAAAAAAATGTGTATGATCGGCGATTTTGGCGTGGGTAAAACTAGCCTAATTCGCCGTTTTGTCGATCGGCAATTCAGCGACCAATACCTCTCCACTGTGGGAGTAAAAATTTCCCGCAAAAACCTAGAATTAGAAGGCATAAAACAGCGAGAAAACGTGACTGCACAGTTGCTAATTTGGGACTTAGAAGGGCATACAAAATTCAAAGGAATAGCACCGACTTACTTGCAGGGAGCTAGCGGCGTTTTAATCGTTGCCGATGTCAGCCGCTCCGAAACAGTTGAGCGAATATCCGAACACATTCAGCTTTTTTCTTCAGTGAACCCTAAAGGTTCAATTATTGTCGCTTTGAACAAAGTAGACTTGATTGATGAGGAAAAATTGGCGCTGCTAGTGGAAATATCCCATTCGATAGGTCAAGACAAAGTAATAGGAGTTTACACGACATCTGCTAAAACAGGCAAAGACGTTGACGAAATTTTCTACAAACTAGCTTACACAATGGTAGAACAAGTATGAACCCCCTGTTAAGAAAGCTGTTGGGCCCGCGACAAACACAGTATTTTCTAGTAAATCACCATTTCATCATTCAGGAAACCTCCGCCGAAGTGCAGCATTATGCCGATACTCCGGGCGACGCTATACCCGGTGCAGATGCTCGCCTGAGTTTTCCCGAACTGATTGGCATTGAAAATATCCTCATGTCTATCATTATGGGACGGCTGCCGGGTTTTGAAGTCAAAGGTATCGCTCGGTTTGCCGAGCAGAACCGCCCTTTATACTTTGATATGTTGGCTATCAAATATGAAGAGGAACAAGAATATGTGCCAAGTAAATTGCTAATTTTGATTGAAGATACCACCGAAAAGATGGTAATGAAGCAATCGTTAATTCAGAGGGCGAATGAAGCTAATCTTTTGGTTAGTGCCTTAGCCGCTTCTAAAGATTATATAGATAAAGTTATTCGTTCGATGGGCGATGCTTTGTTGGTGACAACAACATTAGGAACTATCAAAACTGTCAATCAATCTGCCCAATGGTTATTTGGGTATAGCGAAGCAGAATTAATCGCCAACCCCCTGTCCATAATAGTAGTCGAAGAACAATTAATTTACCAAGCTCGCCACCGCTATATTTTGTCTCAGAAAGAGCTGCTTAGAGAACTAGAAATAGTCTGCACTACTAAAGCAGGAGAAGAAATTTGGGTAGAATTTTCCTGTTCGGCAATTCAGACAGAATTAGAGGGACTTTACGATTTCATTTATATAGGTAGGGACATCACAGAACGCAAACAACAAGAAATAGAAATTCGCCGCTCTTTGGCAAAAGAGCAAGAACTCAGACAGGTAAAATCTCGTTTTTTCTCGATGATTGCTCACGAATTCGGCAATCCTTTAAGTACAGTATTATTTGCTACTAAAATCCTCCAAGACTACGGCGACGAAATCACCCACGCTGAAAAACACCAATACCTGCAACACGTTAAATCAGCATCTCAACAAATGGCTCAGCTATTAGATGACGTGCGGTTGCTCAGCAGCGCCGAAGCCGGAAAACTCGAATTCTATCCCGCACCAGTTGACTTAAAAAAATTTTGCAGCGAGTTAGTAGAATCAATTAAAATTACTTATGGAAAAAATCATACAATTAACTTTATTTATCAAGAATTAGTTCCGCCCGCGAAACAAAATGATATCGACTCGCAGGAAACGCAACATTTGCCCGCACTAGATCCCAAATTATTGCGGCACATCTTGACAAATTTGCTGTCAAATGCCGTCAAATATTCGCCCCTCGACAGCCATATTTATTTTGAATTAAATTGTCAGAATAATGAAGAAGCTACATTTAAAATTAAAGATGCAGGCATTGGCATTCCTCTAGAAGACCAAGAACAACTCTTTGAATCTTATTATCGAGCCAAAAATGTCGGAAAAATACCCGGTACAGGACTGGGTTTATCCATAGTCAAGCAGTGTGTAGATTTGCACGGAGGTCAAATCGAATTTTCCAGCAAGATAGGGTTAGGCACTACCTTTTTAGTCAGAATTCCATTTGAGAAACATAGATAAATAGATGAATTTTCGATAATTAGCTCCAGAGGGCGCATTCAATACTAAAAATCCCACATGAAAACATTGTTAAAAAAACTGTTAGTTCCACACCACTTGGAGTACCTAGCACTGGATAAAGACTTTTTAATCCAAGAAATCTCTCTGCAAGTGCAGCGGTTTGCAGACTGTCCCGACGAAGTTGTCGCCGGCAACGATGTTCGCATTCCCTTTCCCGAATTGGTGGGAACCGAAGAAATTTTAATCGAGATTTTTGAAAAACGTTTGCCAAATTTTGAATTAAAAGCGATTACGCGACTCTTAGAAAATGGTTCGCGGCTTTATTTTGATATGTATATCGTGGAGTTCACTAATGACGAAAATTATCAGAGATTAATTATATTTTTTCAAGACGTAAGCGACAGGATGGCTTTAGAACAAACTCTCGTCCAAGCTACCAATGAAATGGATATTTTATTGAGTACCTTAGCGGCTACTAATAATTATGTTGAAAAAATTATTAGTTCAATGGCCGAAGTGTTGTTGGTAACAACCGCCTCGGGAAAGATTAAAAAAGTCAATCAAGCTGCTCAAGATTTGTTCGGTTACAGCGAATCAGAATTAGTAGGGCAGCAAATAGACGCTCTTGCTGCTTTTGGCTCTTCTTTGCAAGCAGTCAGCCAAGAGGAGCCTCAACAATTGCAAACTCACGCCGAAGTAATTTGCACGGCAAAAACCGGAGTAAAGCTAACAGTTTCGTTTTCCTGTACGGCGATTTCGACTGATATTAAAGGCCTTTCTGGCTCTTCGCCCGCCGTTCAAGATTTCGTGTACATCGGCCGCGATGTCACAGATAGACAGCGCGCCCGCAAGCGACAAATAACTCAGTACGTCACCACTCGCATCCTGTCGGCATCCGAAACAATCAAAAAAGCTATAGCAGCAATTCTGCCCGTAATTTGCGACTGTTTGGGATGGGATACCGTCGAACTTTGGATGCCAGAAGCTGGGGAAAAACTGCTGTCAGAAACTAAGAGAATAACTGCGGTTTCCGACCCCAATTTGCTTCGCTGCGTCGCCAGTTGGACAAAACGCTCAGTTTCTATCCCCAAATTTGCCGAATTTACCGAACAAATGACTTGTGCATTTGGCGAAGGATTGCCCGGTTTCGTTTGGGCCAGCGGTTCCTCTCAGTGGATTGCAGATGTCACAAAAAGCGACAGTTGTCTGCGCCGAGAAATTGCTGCTGAAGAAGGACTGCACGGAGCTTTTGGTTTCCCGATTTTTGGCGACTACGAGCAGGAAAATTCTGCAAGATCTGTGTTGGGGGTGATGACTTTTTTCAGCCGCGAAGTGCAGTGTTTTGATGAAGAATTGCTGCAGACAATGGCGACAATCGGCAGCCAAATCGGTCAATTCATCAAGCGCAAGCAAGCGGAAATAGCTTTGCGGGAAAGCGAAGAACAACTGCGAGACTTATTTGAAAATGCTACTGACTTAATTCAAAGTATAGGAGCGGACGGTCATTTTTTGTATGTTAATCGGGCTTGGCGGGAAACTCTGGGCTACACCGAAGCAGAAATTGCTCAAATTACTGTTTTTGATATCATTCATCCGAACAGTTCGCCAGAGTCTGTGGATATATTGTATCAAGCTATTATCAAAAATACCGTAAATGAAAATACATTATATCCAGCGTCGGTTGAAATAATATTTATTACTAAAAATCATGAAAGTATCTTGCTGGAAGGCAGCATAAGCTGTAAATTTTCGGGAGGTTCGCTAGTAGCAATTCGCGCTATTTTGCGAGATATTACTGCTCGAAAAATAGCCGAAGACGCCCTAGCAAAATCTGTGTCCCTGCTGCTAGCAACTTTTGATTCTACTGCGGACGGTATTTTAGCTACGGACAGGAGCGGAAAAATAGTCACTTTCAATCGAGAATTTGTGGAAATGTGGGGCATACCTAATGAAGTGATGGCACTGCGAGACGACGCCACAACGATCGCCTTTGTCCTGAACCAAATCAAAGATCCCCAAGCATTTCAAGAGAGAATACAATCGCTTTACGAGCAGCCAGAAGCCGAAAGTTACGACTTGTTGGAATTTCAAGACGGCAGATGTTTTGAACGCTATTCGCAACCGCAGCGGCTGGGAGATACAATTATCGGCAGAGTCTGGAGTTACCACGACATTACGGAACGCAAGCAAGCAGAAGATGCCCTGCGGGAAGAACAACAAAAATCAGAAAAGCTGCTGTTAAATATCTTGCCCAAGGCAATAGCAGAACGTCTCAAGCAAAATGAAACTACTATTGCCGAATACTTTCCTGAAGTGACTGTTTTGTTCGCTGACATTGTGGGGTTTACTGCTTTGTCTGCCGTCATGAATCCGATCGAACTTGTGGATCTCCTAAATAAGATTTTCTCAGGATTCGACCTTTTGTGCGAACGGCACGGGTTAGAGAAAATCAAGACTATCGGCGACGCATACATGGCAGTAGGAGGACTGCCCGAACCCAGGGCAGACCACGCAGATGCGATCGCCCAAATTGCCCTAGATATGCAAGCAGAAATAGCCAGATTTAATGCTAGCCATAATAAATATTTTAGCATCCGCATCGGCATTCACAGCGGCCCGGTTGTTGCCGGAGTAATTGGCATCAAAAAGTTTATTTACGATTTGTGGGGCGACACGGTAAATATTGCTTCCCGGATGGAATCTCAGGGCGTGCCTTGGCGGATTCAAGTGAGCGAAACTACTTATAAGTTGTTGGAAAATAAATATTTGTTTCAGGAGCGAGGAATGATTGAAGTTAAAGGCAAAGGGGAAATGAAAACTTATATTCTCACGGGCATAAAATAAGGCAGCTCATCAGTTATAAGTAATCTGGCTGATGACTAAAAGTGTTGCTAGAGTTAATTAGCAATACTTTTTGACCGAGACTAATGGAACTTGCTAATTTGTCTGCCAATTTACGATCGCCCGACGAAGCTGTCGATCGCCACCCTGTGACGGTTGATCCCTCAACTTCGCTCGCAGAGGCGATCGCCCTGATGCGTCGGGCGATCGACCCTTGCCCGCTGCCTAATTCACCTGCACTTCCCGACTCAAACGAAACTGTAAAAGCATCGATTAGTTGCGTCTTAGTTGTCGATGAAAATCAGCTAGTCGGACTGCTAAGCTCGCAAGATATGCTGAACTTAGCCGCCTCCGAATACGGATGGCAAGGCATGAAAGTTGCCGAGGCAATGACGCGGAATTTAATTGTCTTACAAGAATCAGAATTTACAGATATTACTACCGCATTCAAGCTATTTTGTCAATACTCGATCGATTGCTTGCCAATTGTAGATGAACGGGGTCAGCCAGTAGGTATAGTCAGCGAAAAAAGGATTCGCCCAGCAATGTATAGCTGGATCGAGGCACTGCATCAAGAAGTGGCAAAACTCCAGGAACAATGCGAACTGTTAGAGGGCAATTGTGAACTAGAAAAAGTCAGCGATCGCCAAAATGCCGAAAATGCCATGCGGCAGAGCGAGGCGCGCTACCTGGCGATTGTGGAAGACCAAACCGAACTGATTTGCCGCTACCTCCCAGACGGTAAAATAACTTTTGTCAATCAAGCTTACTGCCGTTATTTCGGCGTGCAACCAGAAGACTTGCTCGGCAAATGCTTCATCTCCCTGCTGCCGTCTGCAGACCGAGAAATTTTTCAACAGCAATATACTTCTGTGTCTCCCGACAACCCTATTTTTACTTCCGAACACCGAGTAATTTTGCCGAGCGGGGAAATTCGCTGGCAGCAGTGGATCGATCGGGCGATATTCGACGACAGCGGACAAATCGTCGAGTATCAAGCAGCAGGCCGAGATGTCACGGATCGCAAACAAGCAGAAATCGCTTTGCAGCAGCTCAATGCAGAGTTAGAACGGAGAGTGCAGCAGCGGACACAATGGTACGAAATGGCAGTATCGGCAGGCAAAGTGGGGGTTTGGGACTGGAATTTGGAAACCGACGAAATCTACATTGCGCCGTCTTTGAAAG of Oscillatoria nigro-viridis PCC 7112 contains these proteins:
- a CDS encoding Rab family GTPase; the encoded protein is MSISKKMCMIGDFGVGKTSLIRRFVDRQFSDQYLSTVGVKISRKNLELEGIKQRENVTAQLLIWDLEGHTKFKGIAPTYLQGASGVLIVADVSRSETVERISEHIQLFSSVNPKGSIIVALNKVDLIDEEKLALLVEISHSIGQDKVIGVYTTSAKTGKDVDEIFYKLAYTMVEQV
- a CDS encoding sensor histidine kinase, with the translated sequence MNPLLRKLLGPRQTQYFLVNHHFIIQETSAEVQHYADTPGDAIPGADARLSFPELIGIENILMSIIMGRLPGFEVKGIARFAEQNRPLYFDMLAIKYEEEQEYVPSKLLILIEDTTEKMVMKQSLIQRANEANLLVSALAASKDYIDKVIRSMGDALLVTTTLGTIKTVNQSAQWLFGYSEAELIANPLSIIVVEEQLIYQARHRYILSQKELLRELEIVCTTKAGEEIWVEFSCSAIQTELEGLYDFIYIGRDITERKQQEIEIRRSLAKEQELRQVKSRFFSMIAHEFGNPLSTVLFATKILQDYGDEITHAEKHQYLQHVKSASQQMAQLLDDVRLLSSAEAGKLEFYPAPVDLKKFCSELVESIKITYGKNHTINFIYQELVPPAKQNDIDSQETQHLPALDPKLLRHILTNLLSNAVKYSPLDSHIYFELNCQNNEEATFKIKDAGIGIPLEDQEQLFESYYRAKNVGKIPGTGLGLSIVKQCVDLHGGQIEFSSKIGLGTTFLVRIPFEKHR
- a CDS encoding adenylate/guanylate cyclase domain-containing protein, translating into MKTLLKKLLVPHHLEYLALDKDFLIQEISLQVQRFADCPDEVVAGNDVRIPFPELVGTEEILIEIFEKRLPNFELKAITRLLENGSRLYFDMYIVEFTNDENYQRLIIFFQDVSDRMALEQTLVQATNEMDILLSTLAATNNYVEKIISSMAEVLLVTTASGKIKKVNQAAQDLFGYSESELVGQQIDALAAFGSSLQAVSQEEPQQLQTHAEVICTAKTGVKLTVSFSCTAISTDIKGLSGSSPAVQDFVYIGRDVTDRQRARKRQITQYVTTRILSASETIKKAIAAILPVICDCLGWDTVELWMPEAGEKLLSETKRITAVSDPNLLRCVASWTKRSVSIPKFAEFTEQMTCAFGEGLPGFVWASGSSQWIADVTKSDSCLRREIAAEEGLHGAFGFPIFGDYEQENSARSVLGVMTFFSREVQCFDEELLQTMATIGSQIGQFIKRKQAEIALRESEEQLRDLFENATDLIQSIGADGHFLYVNRAWRETLGYTEAEIAQITVFDIIHPNSSPESVDILYQAIIKNTVNENTLYPASVEIIFITKNHESILLEGSISCKFSGGSLVAIRAILRDITARKIAEDALAKSVSLLLATFDSTADGILATDRSGKIVTFNREFVEMWGIPNEVMALRDDATTIAFVLNQIKDPQAFQERIQSLYEQPEAESYDLLEFQDGRCFERYSQPQRLGDTIIGRVWSYHDITERKQAEDALREEQQKSEKLLLNILPKAIAERLKQNETTIAEYFPEVTVLFADIVGFTALSAVMNPIELVDLLNKIFSGFDLLCERHGLEKIKTIGDAYMAVGGLPEPRADHADAIAQIALDMQAEIARFNASHNKYFSIRIGIHSGPVVAGVIGIKKFIYDLWGDTVNIASRMESQGVPWRIQVSETTYKLLENKYLFQERGMIEVKGKGEMKTYILTGIK